CGTTTGGCGCATAAAAAAAGGCCACCCGAAGGTGGCCTCATTGAGTTCCGATAATCAATAACTTGATTGCGATATATTCCAGCCGCCCCAGCCCCACGCGGACAATGTGAGATGAACGAAGGTTTCCTTTCCTTCGGACACGTCCACAGCGACCTCGGCGTCCGGCTTACTTTCATTTACCTTGCCAGTACCTACAAGCCGCCGGCCGGCGGCGAGGTAGACGTTAAGTACCTCGCCATTCCCGATTGTGGCGATCTGCTTGCCATCCACATAGATGGGAAGACGATAAGCATGCAGGGGCCAACTATCGCGCTTGAACGTCACCTCTCCAGCGCCGGCGTGTGGCGATGCGACCATCTCGTCCGATATTGCGGCGGGCGCAACCTTCGGCGCGGTTTTCACGTCGGGCACGCTAGCGCACGCCGTGATCATTAGCAGGACAGCGAAGCAGAGAAGTCGGTTCATATTGCCTCCATAGAAGGACGCATATTTCACCACAACCCTGGCGCCGTCGCGGGAGTGAACGTCTTCACCACGGCCACCTGCCCCAACGTATCCGCAAAACCCAAGTTCGACGACACCTTGAAGTTGTCGATCTTCATGCCCGACAGATCCATCGTCATGTCGTACTCGAATATGTCGGGCTCCGACCGATACAGCAAAATGATCCGACACTTCGCCCCCTGCCCGCCGCCGCTGACTTCCAGCCATTCCGTTATTTCTCGTCCGACGTTATCGACCTGGATCGTGGCTTGCGGAATCTGCCCCTCGATGTCGTCGGGCAACGTGATGTCGAATGGACACGCCATAAAGGTATTGCCCTGCGCGACAAGATCATCCGTGTCCCGAACAACCCGAATCGGCACGGCCAGGGCGGAATGGGTGATCTCCAGGCAGGCAAGCAAGTTTTCGTCGGCGCTGGTGGCCAGCAGTTGGCGCCGGCCGTTGGCGGAGAATGTGCGGCTCATCCAATGCTCTCCAGTTGGGCCTGCTGCAACCAGACTTCACCCTGCACGGACCATTGCAGGGATGCGGCGACAAAGCGTCCTTGCTTCGTCGCGCCGTCGACCGGGTCCTTGAACGTGAACCAGCCGGAACCGCCGTCCAGGTCATCTGCCACGAAGGCGTCGAAGGCTGCCTTGTCCTCGCGGCCCTGGACCATGACCGTGACAGACCGTGTGACGACAGGCTTTGACCACCGGGGCCGCTGCTTGGCCAAGCCGTCCATGTCAGATCGGATAACGCCGAAGTCACGCTTCTCGGTGAAACCGTCG
Above is a genomic segment from Bordetella genomosp. 11 containing:
- a CDS encoding DUF1833 family protein — its product is MSRTFSANGRRQLLATSADENLLACLEITHSALAVPIRVVRDTDDLVAQGNTFMACPFDITLPDDIEGQIPQATIQVDNVGREITEWLEVSGGGQGAKCRIILLYRSEPDIFEYDMTMDLSGMKIDNFKVSSNLGFADTLGQVAVVKTFTPATAPGLW